Proteins encoded together in one Telopea speciosissima isolate NSW1024214 ecotype Mountain lineage chromosome 4, Tspe_v1, whole genome shotgun sequence window:
- the LOC122659753 gene encoding WUSCHEL-related homeobox 4-like, with amino-acid sequence MGSMNMKVQHQLTRGFWDHEPPSLTLACKRLRPLAPKLTSTTTTTNSTSTTTTTTSSDHTIPSLDIKSFIKPDSGPRKAGSNEEKRDPSQVEAQSGGTRWNPTQEQIGILEMLYRGGMRTPNAQQIEQITAQLGKFGKIEGKNVFYWFQNHKARERQRQKRNSLSSSLSPRTPSLLTTINLDANREIEREEESQYKRKQRSWGVEWSREEEDSSRWSSGGEEGDDKTLELFPLHPEGR; translated from the exons ATGGGAAGCATGAACATGAAGGTGCAGCACCAGCTCACACGTGGGTTCTGGGATCATGAACCCCCTTCCCTCACACTTGCTTGCAAGCGTCTCAGACCCCTTGCTCCCAAGCTTACTTctacaactactactactaattctacttctactactactactactactagttCTGATCACACCATCCCTTCCCTTGATATCAAGAGCTTCATCAAGCCAGATAGTGGTCCTCGAAAGGCAGGATccaatgaagagaaaagagaccCTTCTCAG GTGGAAGCACAATCAGGAGGTACGAGGTGGAACCCAACGCAGGAACAGATTGGGATCTTGGAGATGTTGTATAGAGGTGGAATGCGAACGCCGAATGCGCAACAGATAGAGCAAATCACAGCTCAATTGGGGAAGTTTGGGAAGATTGAAGGGAAGAATGTGTTTTATTGGTTCCAAAACCATAAAgcaagagagagacagaggcaGAAGAGGAACAGCCTCAGTTCCAGTCTTTCTCCAAGGACCCCTTCTCTGCTCACCACTATCAACTTGGATGCCAAT agggagatagaaagggaggaagagagtcAGTACAAGAGGAAGCAGAGAAGCTGGGGTGTAGAGTGGAGCAGGGAAGAGGAGGATAGTAGTAGGTGGAGTAGTGGAGGAGAGGAGGGAGATGATAAGACTTTGGAGCTCTTCCCTTTACACCCAGAAGGAAGATGA